The following proteins are co-located in the Acidimicrobiales bacterium genome:
- a CDS encoding CocE/NonD family hydrolase, with protein sequence MGDDTEARDAAWWSGDPARTPARMYERSVRTSHYVTVRDGTRIAVDLYLPAGATGPVPTLLTITPYFRSMEFRAPVLKAVFRAAGMAATEWGHEMARFGFATVLMDMRGAGASFGQKKSMMMFDVVNDGYDVIDWIVAQPWSNGRVGSTGISALGMTGQWLATSKHPALKAIAPRFTVFDMYRSLHCNGVHCQRFVADVGRMLRAMDSNRLWDTVENPAAKAMFFALVQGVTPVDDDKGRKLLAAAVAEHADNEGFDEDISGISYRDDLLPVAGGGATLDTQAPATHASDMEAAGIPIYAYGGWYDAAFGREMISLHNTVRTPGSRLVLGPWDHGAKNDCNQPVSGKRPSAFDQAGELARFFDLHLRDVDHGVIAEDPVHYFTMGECVWKSAPAWPPPSEPVRWFLAPGNALSTSPPANAAVDAYRVDFDAGTGVWSRFGKHLSGGFDPASYPERADRDHKLLVYETAPFAEPTEVTGHPVVRLFVTSSEPDASVILYLEDVAPDGTVVNVTEGHMRLSHRKLADPPDFWHTGPFHSGKRQDCSPVTPGETVQLDFDLIPVSWLFCPGHALRVAIAGADKDNFVRIPATGDPVLEFGRGGDAASYVELPVVAR encoded by the coding sequence ATGGGCGACGACACCGAAGCGCGCGACGCGGCGTGGTGGTCGGGTGATCCGGCGCGCACGCCGGCGCGGATGTACGAACGGTCGGTACGCACGAGTCACTACGTCACCGTCCGGGATGGCACGCGCATCGCCGTCGACCTGTATCTGCCCGCGGGCGCGACGGGCCCGGTGCCCACGCTCCTGACGATCACGCCGTACTTCCGCTCGATGGAATTCCGCGCCCCGGTCTTGAAAGCGGTGTTCCGGGCGGCGGGCATGGCGGCGACGGAGTGGGGGCACGAAATGGCGCGCTTCGGCTTCGCCACCGTCCTCATGGACATGCGCGGTGCCGGCGCGTCGTTCGGCCAGAAGAAGTCGATGATGATGTTCGACGTCGTCAACGACGGCTACGACGTCATCGACTGGATCGTGGCCCAGCCGTGGTCGAACGGGCGCGTCGGGTCGACGGGCATCTCCGCGCTGGGCATGACGGGCCAGTGGTTGGCCACGAGCAAGCACCCGGCGCTCAAGGCGATCGCGCCGCGCTTCACCGTGTTCGACATGTATCGCTCGCTCCACTGCAACGGCGTCCACTGCCAGCGCTTCGTCGCCGACGTCGGTCGAATGCTGCGGGCGATGGACTCGAACCGGTTATGGGACACCGTCGAGAACCCTGCGGCCAAGGCGATGTTCTTCGCGCTCGTGCAGGGTGTGACGCCCGTCGACGACGACAAGGGACGCAAGTTGCTCGCCGCCGCCGTGGCCGAGCACGCCGACAACGAGGGTTTCGACGAGGACATCAGCGGCATCAGCTACCGCGACGACCTGTTGCCCGTCGCCGGCGGCGGCGCCACGCTCGACACGCAGGCGCCCGCGACCCACGCCTCCGACATGGAGGCCGCCGGGATCCCGATCTACGCCTACGGCGGTTGGTACGACGCGGCGTTCGGCCGCGAGATGATCAGCCTGCACAACACCGTGCGCACGCCGGGCAGCCGGTTGGTCCTCGGCCCGTGGGATCACGGCGCGAAGAACGACTGCAACCAACCGGTGAGCGGCAAGCGGCCCTCGGCGTTCGACCAAGCCGGCGAGCTGGCGCGGTTTTTCGACCTGCACCTGCGCGACGTCGACCACGGCGTGATCGCCGAAGACCCCGTGCACTACTTCACCATGGGCGAGTGTGTGTGGAAGTCGGCGCCGGCGTGGCCGCCGCCGTCGGAACCGGTGCGGTGGTTCCTCGCCCCGGGCAACGCGCTGTCCACGTCGCCGCCGGCTAACGCGGCGGTCGACGCGTACCGCGTCGACTTCGACGCGGGTACGGGCGTGTGGTCGCGCTTCGGCAAGCACCTGTCCGGCGGGTTCGACCCGGCGTCGTATCCCGAACGCGCCGACCGCGACCACAAGCTGCTCGTCTACGAAACGGCACCGTTTGCCGAGCCGACAGAGGTGACCGGCCACCCGGTCGTGCGCCTGTTCGTGACGTCGTCGGAACCCGACGCGTCGGTGATCCTGTATCTCGAGGACGTCGCGCCCGACGGCACCGTCGTGAACGTCACCGAAGGCCACATGCGCCTGTCGCACCGCAAGCTCGCCGACCCGCCCGACTTCTGGCACACCGGCCCCTTTCACAGCGGCAAGCGACAGGACTGCTCACCGGTCACGCCTGGCGAAACGGTGCAGCTCGACTTCGACCTCATCCCGGTGTCGTGGTTGTTCTGCCCGGGCCACGCGCTGCGCGTCGCCATCGCCGGCGCGGACAAGGACAACTTCGTGCGCATCCCGGCCACCGGCGACCCGGTCCTCGAGTTCGGGCGCGGGGGTGACGCCGCGTCCTACGTCGAGTTGCCCGTCGTCGCGCGGTGA